One genomic segment of Impatiens glandulifera chromosome 6, dImpGla2.1, whole genome shotgun sequence includes these proteins:
- the LOC124944047 gene encoding pectinesterase inhibitor 7-like, whose product MRRMSKLFPGFSLGFLIIILMNFILPSSSIALISSATGNDSRSSTTHNVTSSKNKKSDDFIRSSCGETLYPDLCYTSFAGYAYTVQKDPALLARIAIGLSLFKARHLASNFSHAANDYASYSFSYDNNDHNKHNALIISALHDCVSVLGDAMDQIRGSLKQMRSLNMGGMSGESLRFGLSDVQTWMSAALTNEDTCAEGLEEVEISIRNGGGIINNNLEALCYAATKVKHVTSNALALVNVYVNKISSPSSSHAAAP is encoded by the coding sequence ATGAGGAGGATGAGTAAATTATTTCCAGGATTTTCTCTGGGTTTTCTAATTATAATCCTAATGAATTTCATCCTCCCATCATCATCCATTGCATTAATCTCATCAGCAACTGGAAACGACAGCCGGTCTAGTACAACCCATAATGTAACATCCTCAAAGAATAAGAAGTCAGATGATTTCATCCGTTCTAGCTGCGGGGAGACCTTATATCCAGACCTATGCTACACTTCATTCGCTGGCTACGCCTACACTGTCCAAAAAGACCCCGCTCTACTCGCCCGCATTGCCATCGGTCTCAGCCTCTTCAAGGCCCGCCACTTGGCTTCCAATTTCTCCCACGCCGCCAATGATTACGCGTCCTATTCGTTTTCTTACGATAACAACGATCACAATAAACACAATGCATTAATTATATCGGCTCTCCACGACTGTGTCTCGGTTTTAGGTGATGCGATGGATCAGATTCGTGGGTCGTTGAAGCAGATGAGGAGCTTGAACATGGGAGGAATGTCAGGCGAGTCACTAAGGTTCGGGCTGAGCGATGTTCAGACGTGGATGAGCGCCGCGCTGACCAATGAGGATACGTGTGCGGAAGGATTGGAGGAGGTGGAGATTAGTATTAGGAATGGTGGtggtataattaataataatttagaagcCTTATGCTATGCTGCCACTAAGGTGAAACATGTTACTAGTAACGCACTTGCTCTGGTTAATGTCTACGTGAACAAGATATCATCACCTTCTTCGTCTCATGCTGCTGCTCCCtga